The Rhodamnia argentea isolate NSW1041297 chromosome 10, ASM2092103v1, whole genome shotgun sequence sequence CAAACAAACGGCAAGTCCGAGACTATTATTatatattagggtttttttcttactttgctTAAACCGGTCCAATTTCGGGTGGGTCTTTACTAGGAACCGGAAACGGGACCGGTTTAaaccggttccaaatttttggagcTGGGAACCGGTCCTATTCTAATgagaaccggaaaccggactgatttttcgggtggtccggtccggttttcgggtctacccggtccggttgcacacccctaggtAATATTGTGAAAGAGTCCTTAGAgctcaaatcaaataaaaagaaagctaAGACAAACTTGATGAAGCCAGACGACAAAGAAAGAGTAAAGAGCCTTGTAAAAACAAGGCCAAAACCCATCATTTAGAGAAAAtgagaatcaaaatgcatttgaaAGCCAAATAGTTACATCACGGGCAAAGTTGccaagtaaaacaagaaaaaacgaGCAAAGCTCTCAAAGTTGTAAAGATGAGCATTTAGTTGACTCACAAAGTCACAAATGTAAAATCCCTAGTGGATGTTAAGGAAGGTAATGATGCGAAGGTAATCACCAACTTTCAATACCCCTTATTCTTAAAAATTGAGGCCTTTTTAGCTTTACCCGGACCAGCGAGACGACCATATCTGAAGACTTTTCTGATTAGGATGTTTCGAGTCAACATGCAATTTCACACAAGAAATTACTTCCTAAAGAAGTAAATTCAATATTGTCTTATCTTATCTTTGAGGTTCTTGACTTATAAACCCGAAGGAAATGCTTTGATTCATATTTTGTTCTTAGCCTCAAAGTGCCTGTCCTTTGCCAAAGCCTTTGACCTAACCAACATTGCAGtccatttgaaagatattttcagatcaatcaAATTGTATACACTACGAATGGTTTTGAAAGCTTAAGACCTTGGTTAGGAGAGATAATTCGAGTGTTTTCAAACTTGTCATTCCTCGAGTAGATGGGAATTTaaatcttttgagaaattgTAAGAAGTCCTCTCCGATGAAGGTGCTCCAACCgatgttttaaccaaactcttctgacaatttcaaatcatttgatTCAAAATCTTCCCCACAAGAAATTTTGCTCATCTTTATCATGTTCATCATTTTACAAGATGTCTTGGAAAACCTCATATATCATAGCATACTAAACGAAACTTCTGCATGATTCTTGGTCTCCCTAGATCGCGGAATTTCATTAAAATAAGATTTCCATTATAAATTTTGCAGTCTTTTCAAAACTAAAGCCCTTTTGACTTGCCAAAAAGAAACATTCGGACTTTTTGTTGGATCCTTCTTGACATGGTAATTCAGGTTAGATCCTAGCCTCATGGGTCATGTCAGGCTAGAAATTCTGCATGATTCATGGTCTCCCAGGTCTCAGAATATCATCCAAATAGAATTTCCATTAGAAATTTTGGAATCTTTTCAAAAGCAAGCCCTTTTGACTTGCCTAAACGCAAGATTAGAACCTTTATTTAGATCCCTCTTGATAGGGTAATTCATATTAGATCTTAGCCTCACGGGTCATTTCAGGATAGACCTTCTGCATGATTCCTGGTCTCCCCAAATCTTAGAATGTCATCAAGACAGGATTTCCATTAGAAATTTTGGAATCTTTCCAAAACTAAGCCCTTTTGACTTGCTTAAACGCAACATTAGGACTCTTCTTTGAACCCCTCTTGACAGGTTAATTCAGGTTAGATCCAAGCCTCACAGATCACTTCACGTAAGAACTGAATTACCCCGTCGTGGGAGTTTCTATTCCTTCGTCGTCACTCTCTGAAACTCATCTCGACTAACAAGTCATCGTCACCACCAAtatattagcgatgaaaataaaatatctCAACTAATGAGGTGCCGTCACACCACTAATTTGCTAAAGAAATTTTCCTTCGCCTGGAAAATGGCGTCTTTATGCCTTGGCAATCGTCCTTTTCTGTATTTGTAGTAAAATTTATTGATGGGGTCTCGTATCATTTGTCCGATTCTAAATTCTTGATTTGAATTATCAAAGTATCGGTTAATGCCACGTGCGTCGACTAAGGTTAGATTTATATACCTAGCGAAGTATCGGTCAATGAACAGCTTCTTCTATCCAAGTCAATAAGCCTCAAGATGAGCAAATATCAGGAACAGCCAGGGTAGTCTGGCAACTTTGATGCGAGGAAGCCAAAGAAACATCAATATGAAGACGCAAAGGATTTGAAAATGAGCTGTTTTATTTATGAAATCCTAGTAAGGCGACAACGTTTTCAAGCTGTAAAAGAGACATGGCTGGATCTAGAGCGGATACACAACACAACCGGCCTCAGAGAAACATCAAAAGAAGGTTATATCAACTATCAAGCCATTCAGCTCTCTTCTTACTCCCCTTATTCCCTTCATACGGAGCCTAGCATGGTCATGACTCCATTTACTGCTGAGCCTGCATttgaaggagggaaaaaaaaaaaactggataGCGACTAGAAACGAACTCACTGGCGCCCAGAGAGGCAAGAAAAATTGTTCAGAAGAATTCGTGACATCGAGTTTGAGTCTGGGTTAGAAGCATTACAGTGAAGCGCATCTTGTAGTGTTCTACAAGTTCTATAGGATCAGTCTTTGTCTGCTTGTAAGCATCGATCTTGTTCATTTCCTGCATGGGATGAAGTAAAAGGAAATATAAATGCATAACTTGGTTTTGAGCAAGGATAAAATTGAGCAGAGCTGCTGAACCTGCAACGAGTAACAAATATGACTTGCCATTTACCAAGTAGTATAAGCACACTAGATCTCGATGTCGTTCGTAAAACTAATTGGTCTCTAAAGGTAACTCGATCACGGTCACCGCTCAAGAGAGGATGCATTTGCATGGAAAATATAGTCACCGCCGACCAGTGAATGATTTGAAGGTCGGTGGAGATTGAGGACTCTCTCATTCTATATATGGCTGCACAAGAAAACTATGGAGGCTATTAATCAAAATCGCACTAAGTATGTTTGATGACTTCAGAAAACGATCACCTCACCGCAGGTTATAATCTCCCCAGAGACATGTTCCCACACTACGAAAGGTTCAACAAGGCCATAGTTTAGCTCTAGAGACCATCCTGAAACTATCATCACCGACTCACCATTTTACTCATAACCGCTCTTGGATTTTAGCTTTCTTTTGTTCGTGGGGAGAAAGAATTTtgttgaaaatggaaaagaaatgaaGCTTAAAACAAGCAATGGCCAGAGACTAGATTCCTTCCCATACCTCAATCCATGCTGCTAGCTTAGGTCTGCTAGCAGTGATGTCATACTTCCACACTTCAGATAAGTAGACTTGGAATCTTTCAACAAATGGGATGTAAGCAATGTCCACCTGAAATCACAAGATTAGACCCTAAATAACAGTCAAACAATAGAAAGAATTACATCTTGATAGCCACATATCAGGCAACACTTCTTTCTACAGGATTGGTTCGCACATCATATGGATCGCATGGATCAACAGATCTCTTGTTTAACCtatctagaagaagaagaaccactCAAGAGCCCCTTATCAAATGCAAGAATGCCAACATACCCTACTGAACTGTCCGAGAAAGAATGGTCCATCCTCAAATTTGCGAAGAGCACCCTCCAAATGATCGAAAGCAGAGCCTGATGCAGAAGATGAAGTTCACTGACAGTAATGGAGGTACCTATCATCAAAGAAAGTGGCTTAGAGGACCTACCACATTCTTTCGGTCCTTCTCCATAGAATGAAGTGTAGACTATGTTCATGAATTTATCAACATACGACCACAGTTGACGACCAAGCTGCCTCTTTTTAGGATCCTACGTAACAGTGAGCAGCCACTTGGTTATGCTGTTATGTGCAAGccacagaaaaaaggaaatgcaCAATTGCTATCAGGTAGAATGAAGTGTAGACTATGTTCATGAATTTATCAACATACGACCACAGTTGACGACCAAGCTGCCTCTTTTTAGGATCCTACATAACAGTGAGCAGCCACTTGGTTATGCTGTTATGTGCAAGccacagaaaaaaggaaatgcaCAATTGCTATCAGGTGCTCACATCAGGGAAAAGAGAAGGCCCTTCAAAGTTGCTGTCCACGTATTTGATGAGGTGTAGGCTATCTCCGACGATTTCCCCGTTGTCCTCCAACGCCGGGACCTAACCGTAGGTTACAGCAGGAGAAAAGCAAAATATACCCATCAGATCAACAATGGCTAAAAcccttttcatttaattaaaatgACAAATAAACGAAGCCGGCAGCCAATTTAGTTCCCATAAACTAAAATCAGCTACCCTTTAAGAGTCAAAACATTCTAGAATCAGTTGCATCACAATTGAGCCACTCTTGGTTTTGGAATACACGAAAACTAGCAACACAAGGAGCCAATCTTTAGACTCCGGAATCCTGCAGCATTCGCTTGGAATcctaaattaatccaatttggGCTTTGACAATCAGTGTCCAGCGAAGCATCTGGGCTACCAACTTGAAACACACAGAAAGaattaaaacagcaaaaagaagAATCACCTTATTCATGGGGTAGACTTTCTCCTTGTACCAAGCAGGCATGTCTTGAAGATTAAGAGGAACTAATTTAATCTCGTCCTGGAGTCCCTGAATCTCGGAAACACAATCCCAATTCAGAAACCAATCATGAACCCAATCAAAATGAACTAACTCGCttgatttttgttaaatttcacATGATCACAAAGAAAGAGCTCACCTTACAGTTCCTCGTGATCCACACGCGCTGAGCAAATGGGCATGTGTAACAGGTGTACAACCTTCAGACATTTCGGAGAATATGAACTTAAGCAGACAACACGACAATCTCTTGTTTTAACAATTCAATCAGTAAAATCACGCTGAATCAACTCAAACGACGCTCaaggacaaaaacaaaaagaaagggaaaaggatcGGACTTCGTTGTTCCATCGAAAAGAGGAAGTTGCTCGGCGCTGGAGTTCAACGGAGGAGGCAAGTTCTCTACCACGGCACTGCGACAGTATCGAAACGAAAAATCAAGCAGGCGAtcgtgaagaaaaaaaaaaatcaatgaagagAGCGAAAACGCAAGATCGCGAGGGATTCTTACGGAGGAGCCATTAGCGTACGTAGTTCCTGGAGGGAAAACCTGCGAGTACGTCTGTTTTTGTGTGTGTCGTTGTCGGTGACGGTGAAGAAGGGGAGCGATAATGGAACCAAGGCGCGAAGCTATTTAAAGAGGGAGGCAGCGGGGCGACGGCATGAGCAGTGATGTCGCGTGCAGTGACGAAACGAGGGTGATGACGTCATCATGTCGTCATATTTGTCTCGTTTGTGGTGGCTCGAGGcttggattgattgattgatataAGGGAGAAAGCGAATTATGTATTTGGCCGTGAAGTTCTAGCCTGTTCGTCCGAGATGGAAAAGTCTGAAAGTATCGCCTGGCAAATGCAAAGTGgcatttcgacaaaaaaaaaaaaaaaaatgcaaattggtgctttgacaaatttttttttttttgcaaagtggTGCGTGAGCGTCGAATTCCATTGAACTGGCGGCCATCAACATCGAGGGATTTTGGTTGGATGGTAGAGCGATTTGGGGCTTTCCATCCCGAGAAGCATGCGTTTTCAAGTTTAATTTTTACTTGATGAGATTATTCGAGGACATCGCCGTAAAGAGATGATTTGTTGCTAGATCTTCAATCCCGACATCAAGAGTGATATATTGATCGGACTGAAGAGGTGAATTTAGTCTAGTACGCGAAAACTAATCCTAAGGTACGAccaccacaaaaaagaaaagtcacttTCTTCGGGTGACATCATGTTGAAAAACAAGTTAGAGATATAAAGATTAGTTCATACGCGTTCTATTACTCAGATTCAATGTTTGCATTTGTCTTTCTCTTTAACTTTTTCACTCACACTATGTTTGCGAAAAATgattaggaagaaagagaaagaatcCTCAAAATACAATTCGCGAGTTATTAAGAAATATTATGGGAAAGTAATCTATTCGATTTTTATGTACATTTTATCTCGCCAGTTATGGAGGGCTTTAGAGGGATTTGAGCATCATCTTTCTAGCTTAAACCCTTATTTCACAACTGTTtataaatagacaaaaaaagGCATTTATGTCGTAATAtattattttcccattttccccACTCTCGCTAGCATCCAAACGAAAATATAAATtagttttcctttctcttcttcctatcatttttctttttaatcactCTATCCAAGCTTAGAGTCGaagataaattatcatattttATCGGTCAATCTTATAAATTAGGCTCTTGAAACGTTCGtttttcctctcattttctaattggttttgttctaattttttgtttttgttttgattgCATACTAGCACATCCACACATCAGTGACATCACATCTTCTCTCAGCTCAAGATACAATTAATCTAAGCCATGttgtcaccttcttcttccaaGATCTT is a genomic window containing:
- the LOC115730342 gene encoding glutathione S-transferase L3-like, whose protein sequence is MAPPRSAVVENLPPPLNSSAEQLPLFDGTTKLYTCYTCPFAQRVWITRNCKGLQDEIKLVPLNLQDMPAWYKEKVYPMNKVPALEDNGEIVGDSLHLIKYVDSNFEGPSLFPDDPKKRQLGRQLWSYVDKFMNIVYTSFYGEGPKECGSAFDHLEGALRKFEDGPFFLGQFSRVDIAYIPFVERFQVYLSEVWKYDITASRPKLAAWIEEMNKIDAYKQTKTDPIELVEHYKMRFTGRESGGKEKFAEEETH